The following proteins are co-located in the Telopea speciosissima isolate NSW1024214 ecotype Mountain lineage chromosome 9, Tspe_v1, whole genome shotgun sequence genome:
- the LOC122639554 gene encoding BTB/POZ domain-containing protein At1g55760-like, with the protein MSDSTAYRVETTSRLAQWKIENFASCTYRKSDPFKIGNWNWRLSLEKNRTLSIKLYPEISNLTREQPPIASFIIRVHFSVGDRKALVHPGITDKPLKNDDFVWTIETPLTGKFIIDVEFLDLKIASPIGGEPCSIWAQGFIQKQSNAAGLASLGRMLSESIHTDITIYASDGSIGAHRAVLATRSPVFCSMFSHDLKEKELSTINISDMSIEACQAFLNYIYGNIQHDEFLIHRLALLRAADKYDISDLKEACHESLLEDIDTKNVLERLQNASLYQLPKLKSSCMRYLVKFGMIFDIRDDFNAFLQCADRELIAEIFHEILTTWKGF; encoded by the exons ATGAGCGACTCCACCGCTTACAGAGTCGAAACCACCTCTCGTCTCGCTCAATGGAAGATCGAAAACTTCGCTTCTTGCACTTACAGGAAATCCGATCCCTTCAAGATCGGAAACTGGAATTG GCGTTTATCATTGGAGAAGAATCGGACATTATCGATTAAACTATATCCAGAGATTTCGAACCTGACGAGAGAGCAACCCCCGATTGCCTCCTTCATCATTCGCGTCCACTTCTCTGTTGGAGATCGCAAGGCTCTTGTTCACCCAG GGATAACAGACAAGCCGCTAAAGAACGACGACTTCGTCTGGACGATTGAAACTCCATTAACAGGGAAGTTCATCATCGATGTGGAGTTTCTTGATCTGAAGATCGCATCCCCAATC GGTGGTGAGCCTTGTTCAATTTGGGCACAAGGATTCATCCAGAAGCAGTCAAATGCAGCAGGTTTAGCATCACTTGGTCGAATGTTATCCGAAAGCATCCACACGGATATCACGATTTATGCCTCTGATGGGAGCATTGGAGCGCACCGTGCTGTCCTCGCAACAAGATCACCTGTTTTCTGCAGTATGTTTTCACATGACCTCAAGGAGAAGGAGCTATCAACCATAAACATCTCTGACATGTCAATTGAAGCTTGCCAGGCTTTCCTTAATTACATCTATGGAAACATCCAACATGATGAGTTCCTCATCCACCGGCTTGCACTCCTTCGTGCGGCTGATAAGTATGACATTTCGGACCTGAAAGAGGCATGCCATGAGAGTCTTTTAGAAGACATTGATACTAAGAATGTACTTGAGAGGCTACAGAATGCATCTCTTTATCAATTACCAAAGCTAAAGAGTAGTTGCATGAGGTATCTTGTGAAGTTTGGTATGATATTTGATATTCGAGATGATTTCAATGCTTTTCTGCAATGTGCAGACAGGGAACTTATAGCAGAAATCTTCCATGAGATACTTACCACTTGGAAAGGTTTCTGA
- the LOC122639555 gene encoding 39S ribosomal protein L46, mitochondrial, giving the protein MRGFTLLSRSLARGFCTSSNTDKIVAAVLFERLPVVIPKIDPVIYAFQEFSFKWGQQYRRKYPDEVLTKSESRGKGDYQIDYVPASRVTDDDRTNNRRSLQRALDRRLYLLLYGTTYVAPGGKPVWHFPEKVYESEETLRKCAESALKSIIGDLSHTYFVGNAPFAHMVIQPTEDVPDLPSFKRFFFKSQVIAANKFQIGKSEDHVWVTKDELMEYFPEQAAFLNQMIIS; this is encoded by the exons ATGCGGGGATTCACTTTGTTGTCTCGATCTCTTGCCCGCGGCTTCTGCACCTCATCTAATACCGATAAGATCGTCGCTGCCGTCTTGTTCGAGAGATTGCCGGTAGTCATTCCTAAGATCGACCCTGTCATCTACGCATTTCAGGAGTTCTC GTTCAAGTGGGGGCAACAATATCGACGGAAATATCCGGATGAGGTCCTAACAAAGTCTGAATCTAG GGGAAAAGGTGACTACCAGATTGATTATGTTCCTGCATCGCGGGTCACTGATGATGACAGGACAAACAACCGAAG GTCATTACAGAGGGCACTGGACAGACGACTCTATCTTCTCCTCTATGGTACCACTTATGTGGCTCCTGGAGGAAAACCTGTCTGGCATTTTCCAGAAAAGGTTTATGAGTCGGAAGAGACCTTGCGCAAG TGTGCCGAGTCAGCTTTAAAATCGATTATTGGAGACCTTTCCCACACGTATTTTGTTGGGAATGCTCCTTTTGCCCATATGGTTATACAGCCAACAGAAGACGTGCCTGACCTTCCGTCATTCAAG CGGTTCTTCTTCAAGTCTCAAGTAATTGCTGCTAACAAGTTCCAGATTGGCAAAAGCGAGGATCATGTATGGGTTACGAAGGATGAATTAATGGAATATTTTCCAGAGCAAGCTGCCTTCCTTAACCAGATGATCATTAGTTGA